One genomic window of Tribolium castaneum strain GA2 chromosome 10, icTriCast1.1, whole genome shotgun sequence includes the following:
- the Cda5 gene encoding chitin deacetylase 5 isoform X6, with product MEMFHLFTTVTLLLASFDISLCQRKVSRNVALGGEVKTVANFNCPEEFGYYPHPNDCTQYYVCVFGGALLESCTGGLMYSHELQTCDWPRNVGCDGAEISGPVAATSASPPSSRTREESRTRYTPPTPPPAQPAAIVTSRGQPRQLQHNQQEIIKQRQQQQLYADAEETLPPAEEVESDRQQRVYRGQPSTIGQVQKDRDGLRHSNAIPTYSGRSERIGVISFGTQQQQQQQQPQQQYSTIDDRLSNDLTLKRRRKRQTQRSRIRSIETSWRGGQQNFQTSRLNIGPYTLQPPPLQNPVFSSSYQKSNFVPSPLIDDEFKPFVPNYHIVPSHTVAKKVPFTSTSNDYFTAITTFRPVNPILREPNKLKHTIDYYRHENLMLPQHTHIINHNTSSIKITNPNINLSTASTTSTPMYSDSSKEEESNKATSDYPDFPEQFFGPPASYFNSKNKYESIENPFANPHFDFDKFLSGLREEPPTTTVSSPVNKLKSKPKTTTPPKTQPSDYYYEYEDDNEGRRESNDAPKKIYSSQIKPTLKTLPKPTNDYYYEEEYDYPQKNNNKPVNVSKNGEMKYSAKYQGKPLKAIKTTRVPQIATTSMRPTTKQFLTSETFASTSTVSSTTQKPKYTTRRKSKLTVPTTRSRSKPRQRLTDDDKKIRVDTSSTAPVQPSAISTATATARALYNSSQYNSNNYDPYYALYDDDVELYRDDDYSQQYNNNNNNAAQSQTPHYRRTPSPAIQSTQEEAPKRGNSGYIQNNYNNYQPNSNSDYNDDNSYNSQVEDQNAYRQVNRQPTRGDRNDLNYLEEASTKRTITTTTTRKTTTRTTTLRTFPPKKSTFARTSTRGRGSTHYANGGNIVNNEVTVTVNRGTPASRPRPTLKPSTSIVSKASEFIDIYRYPPSRPAPIYPQPQPDKTAAKCRKDVCLLPDCSCGGKEIPGDLPVEQVPQLVLLTFDDSVNDLNKGLYSDLFEKGRTNPNGCPIAATFYVSHEWTDYSQVQNLYSDGHEIASHTVSHSFGEQFSQKKWTREVAGQREILSAYGGVHLEDVRGMRAPFLSVGGNKMFKMLYDSNFTYDSSMPIYENKPPSWPYTLDYKLFHDCMIPPCPTRSYPGVWEVPMVMWQDLNGGRCSMGDACSNPPDAEGVFKMLTKNFQRHYTTNRAPFGLFYHAAWFTQPHHKEGFINFLDSILEMKDVWLVTNWQAIQWVRDPTPASRLNSFQPFQCDFSNRPKRCNNPKVCNLWHKSGVRYMRTCQPCPDIYPWTGNTGIRSSRIDNDIED from the exons ATGGAAATGTTTCATCTATTTACCACCGTTACGCTTCTTCTGGCCTCTTTTG ATATTTCTTTATGTCAGCGGAAGGTCAGCAGAAATGTAGCCTTAGGAGGTGAAGTCAAAACTGTCGCAAATTTTAACTGTCCGGAGGAATTTGGTTACTACCCTCACCCCAATGACTGCACGCAGTACTACGTATGTGTCTTTGGAGGAGCTTTGCTCGAATCTTGCACAGGTGGACTCATGTACAGCCACGAATTGCAAACATGTGACTGGCCAAGAAACGTAGGATGTGACGGTGCCGAAATATCAGGTCCAGTAGCAGCGACATCAGCGAGTCCACCCAGCAGCAGGACTCGGGAGGAATCTAGAACACGCTACACACCCCCAACACCACCCCCAGCTCAGCCGGCGGCAATCGTCACCTCCCGAGGACAACCCAGACAACTTCAGCACAACCaacaagaaataataaaa CAACGCCAACAGCAGCAGCTCTATGCGGATGCAGAAGAGACTCTTCCACCCGCAGAAGAGGTCGAAAGCGATCGCCAACAAAGAGTCTATCGGGGCCAACCATCAACTATTGGCCAAGTTCAAAAGGACAGAGATGGGTTAAGACATTCAAATGCAATTCCG ACTTACAGTGGACGCAGTGAACGCATTGGCGTTATTTCTTTTGGTACTCAacagcaacaacaacaacagcaACCACAACAACAGTACAG CACAATTGACGACAGACTTAGTAATGACTTGACTTTGaagaggagacgtaaaagacAGACGCAACGAAG TCGTATACGCTCTATTGAAACTTCGTGGCGTGGTGgccaacaaaattttcaaacatcgaGACTAAACATAGGGCCTTATACTTTACAACCCCCTCCTTTACAAAACCCAGTTTTTTCCTCCAGTTATCAAAAAAGTAACTTTGTACCAAGCCCACTGATTGATGACGAATTTAAACCTTTCGTTCCCAATTATCATATAGTACCAAGTCACACAGTTGCAAAAAAGGTACCTTTCACTTCAACTAGCAACGACTATTTCACCGCTATTACAACATTTAGACCAGTGAATCCAATTTTAAGAGAACCCAACAAACTCAAGCACACTATAGATTACTACCGACATGAAAACTTAATGTTGCCGCAACACACACATATAATAAACCACAACACTTCCTCTATCAAAATAACAAACCCCAATATCAACCTATCAACTGCCAGTACCACAAGTACTCCTATGTATAGCGACAGTTcgaaagaagaagaaagtaaCAAAGCGACGTCTGATTATCCCGACTTTCCTGAACAATTTTTCGGCCCCCCTGCCTCCTAtttcaattcaaaaaacaaatacgaAAGTATTGAAAATCCCTTCGCAAATCCTCACTTTgactttgataaatttttgtccGGCTTGCGTGAAGAACCCCCAACTACTACTGTCTCAAGCCCAGTTAACAAGCTCAAGTCCAAACCAAAAACAACAACTCCCCCAAAAACCCAACCAAGCGACTATTATTATGAATATGAGGACGATAACGAGGGTAGACGTGAGTCAAACGACgcgccaaaaaaaatttattcgagTCAAATTAAACCCACTTTGAAAACGTTACCGAAACCAACCAATGATTACTATTACGAGGAAGAGTACGACTatcctcaaaaaaataataacaaaccgGTCAATGTCAGCAAAAATGGTGAAATGAAATACTCGGCTAAATATCAAGGAAAACCTCTCAAAGCAATAAAAACGACTCGAGTTCCTCAAATTGCAACGACTTCGATGCGCCCCACGACTAAGCAATTTCTAACGAGTGAGACCTTTGCTTCGACCTCTACTGTTAGTTCGACCacacaaaaaccaaaatataCAACACGTCGCAAATCTAAACTGACAGTACCGACGACACGTTCGAGAAGCAAACCACGACAAAGACTGACTGACGATGACAAAAAGATAAG GGTTGATACCAGCAGTACCGCACCCGTACAACCCTCAGCCATTTCCACAGCCACAGCAACGGCCAGAGCTTTGTACAACAGCAGTCAGTACAATAGCAATAATTACGATCCTTACTATGCGCTGTACGATGATGACGTCGAGTTGTATAGAGATGACG ATTACTCGCAAcagtataataataacaataacaacgCTGCTCAAAGCCAAACACCTCACTACAGGAGGACTCCTTCGCCGGCAATCCAGTCGACTCAGGAGGAGGCCCCCAAGCGTGGCAACTCGGGTTATATTCagaataattacaataattaccaGCCGAATTCAAATTCCGATTACAACGATGATAACAGTTACAATAGTCAA gtAGAAGATCAGAACGCTTACAGACAAGTAAACAGACAACCGACAAG GGGAGACAGAAatgatttgaattatttagaaGAAGCGTCGACTAAAAGAACTATTACTACTACCACAACCAGAAAAACTACCACTAGAACAACAACTTTACGAACATTTCCCCCTAAAAAGAGTACATTCGCAAG AACCAGTACTAGAGGCAGGGGATCCACGCACTACGCCAATGGAGGGAACATTGTCAACAACGAGGTTACTGTTACAGTCAATAGGGGAACCCCAGCATC GCGGCCTCGCCCAACTCTGAAGCCTTCCACTTCTATCGTGTCCAAGGCTTCCGAATTCATCGACATCTACAGATATCCTCCGTCTAGACCTGCCCCAATTTACCCCCAACCCCAGCCTGACAAAACTGCAGCCAAGTGCAGAAAAGACGTGTGCTTGCTGCCTGACTGCAGTTGTGGAGGAAAAGAAATTCCGG GCGACCTACCTGTCGAGCAAGTGCCGCAGCTCGTGCTTCTCACCTTCGACGATTCGGTGAATGATTTGAACAAGGGCTTGTATAGCGATTTGTTTGAAAAGGGGAGAACCAACCCCAATGGATGTCCAATCGCTGCAACTTTCTACGTTTCACACGAATGGACTGATTACAGTCAGGTTCAAAACTTGTATTCTGATGGTCATGAAATTGCGTCTCATACAGTATC GCACAGTTTTGGGGAACAATTTTCCCAAAAGAAATGGACACGTGAAGTGGCGGGACAGAGAGAAATATTGTCCGCTTACGGGGGCGTTCATCTGGAAGATGTCCGCGGAATGAGAGCTCCATTTTTGTCGGTTGGAGGGaacaaaatgttcaaaatgtTGTACGACTCAAACTTCACCTACGACTCGTCAATGCCTATTTACGAGAACAAACCGCCCAGTTGGCCATACACCCTCGATTACAAATTGTTCCATGACTGCATGATCCCACCATGCCCCACACGTTCCTACCCCGGCGTATGGGAAGTGCCCATGGTTATGTGGCAAGATCTAAACGGTGGGCGATGCTCAATGGGCGACGCTTGTAGCAATCCTCCCGATGCCGAAGGCGTTTTCAAAATGTTGACCAAAAACTTCCAAAGGCATTACACGACCAACAG AGCCCCATTTGGACTGTTCTATCACGCTGCCTGGTTCACGCAACCACACCACAAGGAAGGTTTCATCAATTTCCTCGACAGTATTTTGGAAATGAAAGATGTGTGGTTGGTAACCAACTGGCAAGCTATCCAGTGGGTGCGAGACCCAACACCAGCATCACGATTAAATTCGTTCCAACCGTTCCAGTGTGACTTTTCC aatcgaccaaaacGGTGCAACAACCCGAAAGTGTGCAACTTATGGCACAAATCTGGAGTACGGTACATGAGAACTTGTCAGCCCTGCCCTGATATCTACCCCTGGACTGGAAACACTGGAATCCGCAGTAGCCGCATTGACAACGATATTGAAGATTAA